The Epinephelus lanceolatus isolate andai-2023 chromosome 8, ASM4190304v1, whole genome shotgun sequence genome includes a window with the following:
- the LOC117258082 gene encoding uncharacterized protein LOC117258082 isoform X3 produces MASGRSGQPAGAHTSNTQDVDYNSTVAAAAQSLISVLRQNLSQGQQEQGRKQEQELSSVDQDMARSFPGFFTRKSYLGKRKIPSQKTCGTASKKFWRPFSFYAYLLNMNAETTPTSSEEIEHAQAGLGKRHLTMSWDMSHEEFFSLLQNEYPKMQGLTGGWLLYKATGGQGRRRLIMIPPDSDGYTGTLIRTVSGAGKNTLYIVPLQHEFDLTPLPPDAIECQKHNAKCAK; encoded by the exons ATGGCGTCCGGCCGGTCGGGTCAAcctgctggagcccatacatccaacacacag GATGTCGACTATAATTCAACggttgctgcagctgcacagaGCCTTATAAGTGTGCTCAGACAGAACCTTTCTCAGGGACAGCAAGAGCAAGGAAGAAAGCAGGAGCAGGAATTGTCTTCTGTAGATCAGGATATGGCCAG ATCTTTCCCTGGATTTTTCACAAGGAAAAGTTACCTTGGAAAGCGAAAGATACCGAGTCAAAAGACCTGTGGCACAGCATCTAAAAAATTCTGGAGGCCTTTTAGTTTCTATGCATACCTGTTAAACATGAATGCAGAGACGACCCCAACCTCATCTGAGGAGATTGAACATGCCCAGGCAGGACTTGGAAAACGACATCTCACCATGTCCTGGGATATGAGCCATGAAGAG TTCTTCAGCCTACTACAAAATGAGTATCCTAAGATGCAGGGACTGACAGGAGGATGGCTACTCTACAAGGCTACAG GTGGTCAGGGTAGAAGGAGACTGATTATGATTCCTCCTGATTCTGATGGATACACTGGGACCCTTATTCGCACAGTTTCAGGGGCAGGAAAAAACACCCTGTATATTGTGCCTTTGCAACATGAGTTTGACCTAACACCGCTACCTCCAGATGCCATTGAATGCCAAAAGCACAATGCCAAATGTGCAAAGTGA
- the LOC117258082 gene encoding uncharacterized protein LOC117258082 isoform X4 translates to MPKAQCQMCKVSFPLPILALHVQECMVSQIDSASEDVETCQSEVQIISMTAPSVHCDPETSVEEKLPCLICFLKFTPQFLEIHVSMCGERREEDCKFAETPAMSQDNGVEQNKSVDDVLGIICQRVDTEKSFNIQISRTNILERGILQWQRQKKNSPTASLKVTFFGEAGVDTSALRKEFLTEMVAGIEGRFFEGPQHQKSPRYSLTDLDSGLYSLCK, encoded by the exons ATGCCAAAAGCACAATGCCAAATGTGCAAAGTGAGTTTTCCTTTGCCGATTTTGGCCCTTCATGTTCAGGAATGCATGGTGTCTCAGATAGACTCAGCATCAGAGGATGTTGAG ACATGCCAAAGTGAGGTCCAGATTATTTCCATGACAGCCCCCTCTGTGCACTGTGACCCAGAGACATCCGTTGAAGAG AAACTCCCATGTCTTATCTGTTTCTTGAAATTCACACCACAGTTCCTAGAGATCCATGTTAGCATGTGTGGAGAAAG AAGAGAGGAAGATTGTAAGTTCGCTGAGACACCTGCCATGAGCCAGGACAATGGAGTGGAGCAGAACAAAAG TGTTGATGATGTATTGGGCATCATTTGTCAAAGAGTTGACACAGAGAAATCGTTCAACATCCAAATCTCAAGAACAAACATTCTGGAGAGAGGCATTCTGCAGTGGCAACGTCAAAAGAAAAATTCACCCACTGCTTCTCTGAAAGTGACCTTCTTTGGAGAGGCAGGAGTAGACACAAGTGCTCTCCGTAAGGAATTTCTCAcag AAATGGTGGCAGGAATTGAGGGTCGTTTCTTTGAGGGACCACAGCATCAGAAGAGCCCACGATACTCTCTGACTGACTTAGATAGTGGCCTCTacag TTTGTGTAAATAG
- the LOC117258082 gene encoding uncharacterized protein LOC117258082 isoform X2, whose translation MPKAQCQMCKVSFPLPILALHVQECMVSQIDSASEDVETCQSEVQIISMTAPSVHCDPETSVEEKLPCLICFLKFTPQFLEIHVSMCGERREEDCKFAETPAMSQDNGVEQNKSVDDVLGIICQRVDTEKSFNIQISRTNILERGILQWQRQKKNSPTASLKVTFFGEAGVDTSALRKEFLTVCVNRTVGEILAVSLAQGGPAPALFSPWTYSYLCSGKINPTVMQWLMSSCEG comes from the exons ATGCCAAAAGCACAATGCCAAATGTGCAAAGTGAGTTTTCCTTTGCCGATTTTGGCCCTTCATGTTCAGGAATGCATGGTGTCTCAGATAGACTCAGCATCAGAGGATGTTGAG ACATGCCAAAGTGAGGTCCAGATTATTTCCATGACAGCCCCCTCTGTGCACTGTGACCCAGAGACATCCGTTGAAGAG AAACTCCCATGTCTTATCTGTTTCTTGAAATTCACACCACAGTTCCTAGAGATCCATGTTAGCATGTGTGGAGAAAG AAGAGAGGAAGATTGTAAGTTCGCTGAGACACCTGCCATGAGCCAGGACAATGGAGTGGAGCAGAACAAAAG TGTTGATGATGTATTGGGCATCATTTGTCAAAGAGTTGACACAGAGAAATCGTTCAACATCCAAATCTCAAGAACAAACATTCTGGAGAGAGGCATTCTGCAGTGGCAACGTCAAAAGAAAAATTCACCCACTGCTTCTCTGAAAGTGACCTTCTTTGGAGAGGCAGGAGTAGACACAAGTGCTCTCCGTAAGGAATTTCTCAcag TTTGTGTAAATAGGACTGTTGGAGAGATTTTGGCTGTTAGTTTGGCACAAGGTGGCCCAGCCCCTGCCCTTTTCAGCCCATGGACCTACAGTTACCTCTGTAGTGGGAAGATAAACCCAACAGTGATGCAGTGGCTGATGTCCAGTTGCGAGGGTTAA
- the LOC117258082 gene encoding uncharacterized protein LOC117258082 isoform X1 has translation MPKAQCQMCKVSFPLPILALHVQECMVSQIDSASEDVETCQSEVQIISMTAPSVHCDPETSVEEKLPCLICFLKFTPQFLEIHVSMCGERREEDCKFAETPAMSQDNGVEQNKSVDDVLGIICQRVDTEKSFNIQISRTNILERGILQWQRQKKNSPTASLKVTFFGEAGVDTSALRKEFLTEMVAGIEGRFFEGPQHQKSPRYSLTDLDSGLYRTVGEILAVSLAQGGPAPALFSPWTYSYLCSGKINPTVMQWLMSSCEG, from the exons ATGCCAAAAGCACAATGCCAAATGTGCAAAGTGAGTTTTCCTTTGCCGATTTTGGCCCTTCATGTTCAGGAATGCATGGTGTCTCAGATAGACTCAGCATCAGAGGATGTTGAG ACATGCCAAAGTGAGGTCCAGATTATTTCCATGACAGCCCCCTCTGTGCACTGTGACCCAGAGACATCCGTTGAAGAG AAACTCCCATGTCTTATCTGTTTCTTGAAATTCACACCACAGTTCCTAGAGATCCATGTTAGCATGTGTGGAGAAAG AAGAGAGGAAGATTGTAAGTTCGCTGAGACACCTGCCATGAGCCAGGACAATGGAGTGGAGCAGAACAAAAG TGTTGATGATGTATTGGGCATCATTTGTCAAAGAGTTGACACAGAGAAATCGTTCAACATCCAAATCTCAAGAACAAACATTCTGGAGAGAGGCATTCTGCAGTGGCAACGTCAAAAGAAAAATTCACCCACTGCTTCTCTGAAAGTGACCTTCTTTGGAGAGGCAGGAGTAGACACAAGTGCTCTCCGTAAGGAATTTCTCAcag AAATGGTGGCAGGAATTGAGGGTCGTTTCTTTGAGGGACCACAGCATCAGAAGAGCCCACGATACTCTCTGACTGACTTAGATAGTGGCCTCTacag GACTGTTGGAGAGATTTTGGCTGTTAGTTTGGCACAAGGTGGCCCAGCCCCTGCCCTTTTCAGCCCATGGACCTACAGTTACCTCTGTAGTGGGAAGATAAACCCAACAGTGATGCAGTGGCTGATGTCCAGTTGCGAGGGTTAA